One window from the genome of Lentibacillus daqui encodes:
- the rplA gene encoding 50S ribosomal protein L1: MAKKSKRYQEAVKLVDRSKSYEPQEAIALVKQTAKANFDETVEAAFRLGVDPKKADQQIRGAMVLPHGTGKTQRVLVFAKGDKAKEAEAAGADYVGDQDLINKINQGWFDFDVIVATPDMMAEVGKLGRVLGPKGLMPNPKTGTVTFEVEKAVNEIKAGKVEYRVDKSANIHVPIGKISFDNEKLVDNFAAITEQLIKVKPQAAKGVYMRNASVTSTMGPGVRVDISSYR, encoded by the coding sequence ATGGCTAAAAAAAGTAAAAGGTATCAAGAAGCAGTAAAGCTTGTTGATCGTTCAAAATCATATGAACCACAAGAAGCGATTGCATTAGTAAAACAAACGGCTAAGGCCAACTTTGATGAAACGGTTGAAGCTGCATTTCGTTTGGGTGTAGATCCGAAGAAAGCTGACCAGCAAATTCGTGGTGCTATGGTACTACCACACGGAACCGGTAAAACACAACGTGTACTGGTTTTTGCAAAAGGTGACAAAGCAAAAGAGGCAGAGGCCGCTGGTGCAGATTATGTAGGAGATCAGGATCTCATCAATAAAATCAACCAAGGATGGTTTGATTTTGATGTTATTGTTGCAACACCAGACATGATGGCTGAGGTTGGTAAATTGGGACGTGTGCTTGGACCAAAAGGTTTAATGCCTAACCCTAAAACTGGTACAGTTACTTTTGAAGTGGAAAAAGCCGTTAACGAAATTAAAGCTGGTAAAGTAGAATACCGTGTTGATAAATCAGCAAACATTCATGTACCAATCGGCAAAATTTCATTTGATAATGAAAAATTGGTTGATAATTTCGCGGCAATCACCGAACAACTGATCAAGGTTAAGCCACAGGCAGCAAAAGGTGTTTATATGCGTAATGCCAGTGTAACATCAACAATGGGTCCTGGAGTTCGCGTAGATATCTCCAGTTATCGTTAA
- the rplJ gene encoding 50S ribosomal protein L10, protein MANTNVIEQKKQLVQDIADKFSASQSTVLVDYRGLDVAEVTELRKQLRDANVEFKVYKNSMARRAVESAELGELTDVLVGPTAIAFSNEDVIAPAKILNSFAKEHDALEIKGGVIEGEIATLEQISELGNLPNYEGMVAMLLSVLQAPIRNFAYAAKSVADQKEEQGA, encoded by the coding sequence ATGGCAAACACAAATGTTATTGAGCAAAAGAAACAACTTGTCCAAGATATAGCTGACAAATTTAGTGCCAGTCAATCAACGGTATTAGTTGATTATCGCGGCCTTGATGTTGCTGAAGTGACCGAGTTACGTAAACAACTTCGCGATGCAAACGTTGAATTTAAAGTTTACAAGAACTCCATGGCCCGCCGTGCTGTTGAATCTGCGGAACTTGGAGAACTAACTGATGTACTGGTTGGTCCGACCGCCATTGCATTTAGTAATGAAGATGTTATTGCACCAGCCAAAATTTTGAATAGCTTTGCCAAGGAACATGACGCATTGGAAATCAAAGGCGGCGTTATTGAAGGCGAAATTGCCACGCTTGAACAAATCAGCGAACTTGGTAACCTGCCAAACTACGAAGGTATGGTCGCTATGTTGCTTAGTGTATTACAAGCTCCGATCCGCAACTTTGCATATGCTGCAAAATCGGTTGCTGATCAAAAAGAAGAACAAGGTGCTTAA
- the rplL gene encoding 50S ribosomal protein L7/L12 gives MTKEQIIDAIKEMSVLDLNDLVKAIEEEFGVTAAAPVAVAGGAGGGEAAEEQTEFDVVLESAGDSKIKVVKAVKEITGLGLKDAKDLVDNAPKAIKEAVSKDEAEELKGKLEEVGATVELK, from the coding sequence ATGACAAAAGAGCAAATTATTGATGCTATTAAAGAAATGTCAGTTCTAGACTTGAACGATCTTGTTAAAGCAATTGAAGAAGAATTTGGAGTAACAGCTGCAGCACCAGTTGCAGTAGCAGGTGGCGCTGGCGGCGGAGAAGCTGCTGAGGAGCAAACAGAATTTGATGTTGTACTTGAAAGTGCCGGAGATTCTAAAATTAAAGTTGTTAAAGCAGTTAAAGAAATCACTGGCCTTGGCTTGAAAGATGCAAAAGATTTAGTAGATAACGCTCCAAAAGCTATTAAAGAAGCTGTATCTAAAGATGAAGCTGAAGAATTAAAAGGTAAACTTGAAGAAGTTGGAGCAACTGTTGAACTGAAGTAG
- a CDS encoding class I SAM-dependent methyltransferase, translated as MAEQYFSQQPQSESSPKTWSYQLKGKLYTFTSDHGVFSKNEVDFGSRLLIEEFKEPDQHGDLLDLGCGYGPIGICVADHLSNRRVVMTDINERALKLARENAAMNHVNNVELFHSDRFANLLDRKFAAILTNPPIRAGKKTVHAMLEESKLALLDQGELWVVMQKKQGAPSTKDKLQTLFGNVEVVARSKGYYIMRAKN; from the coding sequence ATGGCCGAGCAATACTTTTCACAACAACCCCAATCTGAAAGTTCACCCAAGACATGGAGCTATCAATTAAAAGGCAAATTGTATACATTCACAAGTGATCATGGCGTATTTTCGAAAAACGAGGTTGATTTTGGTTCGCGGTTATTGATCGAGGAATTTAAAGAACCGGATCAACATGGAGATTTGCTCGATCTTGGCTGCGGATACGGACCAATCGGTATTTGCGTTGCCGACCATTTATCAAATCGGCGTGTAGTAATGACTGACATTAATGAACGTGCCTTAAAATTGGCTCGTGAGAATGCGGCTATGAACCATGTTAATAATGTAGAGCTTTTCCACAGTGATCGATTTGCCAATTTATTGGATCGAAAATTCGCTGCCATCCTTACTAATCCACCGATAAGGGCCGGCAAAAAAACCGTTCATGCCATGTTGGAAGAAAGCAAACTCGCCTTATTAGACCAAGGTGAATTATGGGTAGTCATGCAAAAGAAGCAAGGAGCACCATCAACGAAAGACAAATTACAAACATTATTTGGAAATGTAGAGGTGGTCGCGCGTTCGAAAGGCTATTATATTATGCGCGCTAAAAATTAG
- the rpoB gene encoding DNA-directed RNA polymerase subunit beta, translating into MTGQLVQYGRHRQRRSYARISEVLELPNLIEIQTASYQWFLEEGLREMFQDISPIEDFTGNLSLEFVDYSLGEPKYPVDESKERDVTYNAPLRVKVRLINNETGEVKEQEVFMGDFPLMTDTGTFIINGAERVIVSQLVRSPSVYYNEKIDKNGKRGITATVIPNRGAWLEFETDAKDVAYVRIDRTRKLPITVLLRALGFGTDQEIIDLIGENEYLKNTLDKDNTETTEKALLEIYERLRPGEPPTVDNAKSLLISRFFDPKRYDLAHVGRYKMNKKLHIKNRLFNQVLAEPVVDQETGEVLAQKGDRLERKLLNKLLPYLEKDEEMLGEQILEPHDGVLEEPIRIQSIKIMDPTDPSGERELTVIGNAGIENSAKNIMPADILSAISYFFNLLYKVGDTDDIDHLGNRRLRSVGELLQNQFRIGLSRMERVVRERMSIQDTSSITPQQLINIRPVIASIKEFFGSSQLSQFMDQTNPLAELTHKRRLSALGPGGLTRERAGMEVRDVHYSHYGRMCPIETPEGPNIGLINSLSSYAKVNKFGFIETPYRRVDPDTGRVTAQIDYLTADEEDNYVVAQANAPLNEDGSFSEEEVIARFRGENTAVPRERIDYMDVSPKQVVSAATACIPFLENDDSNRALMGANMQRQAVPLMNPEAPIVGTGMEYVSGKDSGAAIICRHAGIVEHVEAKEVHVRRIAEVDGKEVKGDLDRYKLQKYIRSNQGTCYNQRPIVSAGDRVTKGEILADGPSMEKGELALGRNPLVAFMTWEGYNYEDAIIMSERLVKDDVYTSIHVEEYESESRDTKLGPEEITRDIPNVGEDALKNLNEQGIIRIGAEVTDGDILVGKVTPKGVTELSAEERLLHAIFGEKAREVRDTSLRVPHGAGGIVLDVKIFNREDGDELPPGVNQLVRVYIVQKRKIHEGDKMAGRHGNKGVISKILPEEDMPFLPDGTPVDIMLNPLGVPSRMNIGQVFELHLGIAARRLGIHVATPVFDGAREEDVWETLEESGMPRDAKTILYDGRTGEPFDNRVSVGVMYMIKLAHMVDDKLHARSTGPYSLVTQQPLGGKAQFGGQRFGEMEVWALEAYGAAYTLQEILTVKSDDVVGRVKTYESIVKGDNVPEPGVPESFKVLIKELQSLGLDVKVLSSDEEEIEMREIEEEDTESASKLNLEVEQS; encoded by the coding sequence TTGACAGGTCAATTAGTTCAATATGGACGGCACCGCCAACGCAGGAGCTATGCGCGCATTAGTGAGGTTTTGGAACTACCTAACCTAATCGAAATCCAAACCGCTTCTTATCAATGGTTTTTAGAAGAAGGATTGCGGGAAATGTTTCAGGACATTTCACCGATTGAGGATTTTACTGGAAACCTATCATTGGAATTTGTCGATTATAGTTTAGGTGAACCCAAATACCCTGTCGATGAATCGAAGGAACGAGATGTTACGTATAATGCTCCGCTTCGTGTGAAGGTTCGTTTAATTAATAATGAAACCGGTGAAGTAAAAGAGCAGGAAGTATTTATGGGTGACTTCCCGCTTATGACTGATACAGGCACATTTATTATCAATGGAGCCGAGCGTGTTATCGTGTCACAGCTTGTTCGCTCTCCAAGTGTCTATTACAACGAAAAAATTGATAAAAATGGGAAAAGGGGCATCACTGCAACAGTCATCCCAAATCGTGGGGCATGGTTGGAGTTTGAAACAGATGCAAAAGATGTTGCCTATGTCCGGATTGACCGAACACGTAAACTGCCAATTACCGTGTTATTACGTGCGCTTGGATTTGGAACAGATCAGGAAATCATTGACCTGATCGGTGAAAATGAATACTTGAAAAATACATTAGATAAAGATAATACAGAAACAACGGAAAAGGCACTCCTTGAAATTTATGAGCGTTTACGTCCTGGTGAACCACCAACCGTAGACAACGCCAAAAGTCTATTAATTTCCCGTTTTTTTGATCCTAAACGGTATGATTTAGCACATGTTGGCAGATACAAGATGAACAAGAAACTGCACATAAAAAATCGTTTGTTTAATCAGGTCCTGGCTGAACCGGTTGTTGATCAGGAGACTGGAGAAGTGTTGGCGCAAAAAGGGGATCGACTAGAACGGAAATTACTAAACAAACTGCTCCCTTATTTGGAAAAAGACGAAGAAATGCTGGGCGAACAAATCCTTGAACCACATGACGGTGTGTTGGAAGAGCCGATTCGGATTCAGTCGATTAAAATTATGGATCCAACTGACCCTAGTGGAGAACGGGAATTAACAGTTATCGGTAACGCAGGGATTGAAAACAGTGCGAAAAACATCATGCCTGCAGATATATTATCAGCAATTAGTTATTTCTTTAACCTGCTGTACAAAGTTGGCGATACGGATGATATCGACCATCTTGGTAACAGAAGGTTGCGTTCCGTTGGTGAATTGCTGCAAAACCAATTTCGCATTGGGCTATCCCGTATGGAACGTGTTGTGCGTGAAAGGATGTCTATTCAGGACACATCCAGTATTACACCACAGCAACTAATTAATATTCGCCCGGTAATTGCTTCTATCAAAGAATTTTTTGGCAGTTCGCAGCTGTCACAATTTATGGATCAAACCAACCCACTGGCAGAGCTTACTCATAAGCGGCGTTTATCTGCATTAGGACCTGGTGGATTAACGCGGGAACGTGCCGGAATGGAAGTTCGTGACGTACACTATTCACACTACGGTCGTATGTGTCCGATTGAAACTCCTGAAGGTCCTAATATCGGTTTGATTAACTCGTTGTCCAGTTATGCCAAAGTAAATAAGTTCGGCTTTATCGAAACACCATATCGTCGGGTTGACCCGGATACTGGCAGAGTAACTGCACAAATTGATTATCTGACCGCTGATGAAGAGGATAATTATGTTGTTGCTCAGGCAAACGCACCTTTAAACGAGGATGGAAGCTTTAGTGAGGAAGAGGTTATTGCTCGTTTCCGCGGGGAGAACACAGCCGTACCGAGAGAACGTATTGATTATATGGACGTATCACCAAAACAAGTTGTTTCGGCAGCGACAGCATGTATTCCGTTCTTGGAAAATGACGACTCCAATCGTGCGTTGATGGGTGCGAACATGCAACGTCAAGCGGTGCCATTGATGAATCCGGAAGCACCGATCGTCGGAACAGGCATGGAGTATGTTTCCGGAAAAGACTCCGGTGCAGCAATTATCTGTCGTCACGCCGGCATTGTGGAACATGTAGAAGCCAAAGAAGTACACGTGCGCCGAATTGCAGAAGTTGACGGAAAAGAAGTTAAAGGTGACCTGGATCGTTATAAATTGCAGAAATATATCCGTTCCAATCAGGGGACATGTTACAACCAGCGTCCAATTGTCAGTGCTGGAGACCGGGTAACTAAAGGTGAGATCCTTGCTGATGGTCCTTCGATGGAAAAAGGTGAGCTGGCACTTGGAAGAAATCCGCTCGTTGCCTTTATGACCTGGGAAGGATATAACTATGAAGATGCGATCATTATGAGTGAGCGTCTTGTAAAAGATGATGTTTATACATCCATTCACGTGGAGGAATATGAATCAGAGTCGCGGGATACCAAGCTCGGACCGGAAGAGATTACAAGGGATATTCCGAACGTTGGTGAAGACGCCTTAAAGAATCTCAACGAACAAGGGATCATCCGTATTGGCGCTGAAGTTACTGATGGCGATATTTTGGTCGGGAAAGTAACACCAAAAGGCGTCACAGAGCTATCCGCAGAAGAACGTCTGCTTCATGCCATTTTTGGTGAAAAAGCGCGTGAAGTTCGTGATACATCACTACGGGTACCGCATGGCGCTGGTGGAATTGTTCTGGATGTCAAGATCTTTAACCGTGAAGACGGCGATGAACTGCCTCCTGGAGTAAATCAGCTTGTACGTGTTTATATTGTACAAAAACGTAAAATTCATGAAGGCGACAAAATGGCAGGCCGCCACGGTAACAAAGGGGTTATCTCGAAAATCTTGCCAGAAGAGGATATGCCGTTTTTACCAGATGGTACCCCAGTTGATATTATGCTTAACCCATTAGGTGTTCCGTCACGAATGAATATTGGACAGGTGTTCGAATTGCACTTGGGTATTGCAGCAAGACGATTAGGTATTCATGTGGCAACACCGGTATTTGATGGTGCAAGGGAAGAAGACGTGTGGGAAACCCTGGAAGAGTCCGGTATGCCGCGGGATGCTAAAACAATACTGTATGATGGCAGAACCGGGGAACCGTTTGATAACCGTGTTTCTGTTGGGGTCATGTATATGATCAAACTGGCACACATGGTTGACGATAAGTTACATGCCCGTTCAACCGGGCCATATTCACTCGTTACACAACAACCGCTCGGTGGTAAAGCACAATTTGGCGGTCAGCGCTTTGGTGAAATGGAAGTTTGGGCGCTTGAAGCATATGGTGCTGCCTATACCTTGCAAGAAATTCTTACTGTTAAATCAGATGATGTTGTTGGTCGTGTGAAAACGTACGAATCGATCGTCAAAGGTGATAATGTACCTGAACCTGGTGTACCAGAGTCATTTAAAGTATTAATTAAAGAACTACAAAGTCTTGGGTTAGACGTCAAGGTTCTATCAAGTGACGAAGAAGAAATTGAAATGCGGGAAATCGAGGAAGAGGATACCGAATCTGCAAGCAAACTTAACCTGGAAGTTGAACAAAGTTAA
- the rpoC gene encoding DNA-directed RNA polymerase subunit beta': protein MLDVNNFEYMKIGLASSEKIRSWSYGEVKKPETINYRTLKPEKDGLFCERIFGPTKDWECHCGKYKRVRYKGVVCDRCGVEVTKAKVRRERMGHIELAAPVSHIWYFKGIPSRMGLVLDMSPRALEEVIYFAAYIVTDPGSTPLERKQLLSEKEYRAYYDKYGKTFKAQMGAEAIRKLLEDIDLDKEADILKEELKTAHGQRRTRAIKRLEVLEAFRHSGNEPSWMVMDVLPVIPPEIRPMVQLDGGRFATSDLNDLYRRVINRNNRLKRLLDLGAPSIIVQNEKRMLQEAVDALIDNGRRGRPVTGPGNRPLKSLSHMLKGKQGRFRQNLLGKRVDYSGRSVIVVGPHLKMYQCGLPKEMALELFKPFIMKELVEKGLAHNIKSAKRKIERVHPEVWDVLEDVIKEHPVLLNRAPTLHRLGIQAFEPTLVEGRAIRLHPLVCTAYNADFDGDQMAVHVPLSAEAQAEARILMLAAQNILNPKDGKPVVTPSQDMVLGNYYLTLERENAIGEGSVFNDINEALIAYQNGYVHLHTRIAVKASSVNNETFTEKQQNQLLLTTVGKLIFNEILSDSFPYINEPTKTNLEVRTPEKYFVENGTNIKEEIEKRELIKPFKKGFLGDIIAEVFKKFKVSETSKMLDRMKDLGYSFSTKAGMTVGVSDIVVLKEKEDILEDAQQKVDKVLKQFRRGLITEEERYDRVIAVWSQAKDTIQDKLMGSLNARNPIFMMSDSGARGNASNFTQLAGMRGLMANPSGRIIELPIKSSFREGLTVLEYFISTHGARKGLADTALKTADSGYLTRRLVDVAQDVIVRENDCGTDRGLTVEALTDGTEVIEPLVDRLIGRTAFETVRHPETGDTIAEFNTLITEDQAKQIVEAGIEQVTIRSAFTCNTKHGVCKKCYGRNLATGDEVEVGEAVGIIAAQSIGEPGTQLTMRTFHTGGVAGDDITQGLPRIQELFEARNPKGQAVITEIFGTVKEIKEVKDKQEIVIQGDVEEKSYAVPYNARLKVSLDDQVIAGQELTEGSVDPKELLRVQGVDGVQNYLLREVQRVYRMQGVEIGDKHVEVMVRQMLRKIRIMDGGDTDVLPGSLLEIHQFKEANQEVLHEERQPAVGKPVLLGITKASLETDSFLSAASFQETTRVLTDAAIKGKRDELLGLKENVIIGKLVPAGTGIDRYRKIEAAIDEPQEDEQEEVVQ from the coding sequence TTGCTAGATGTAAACAACTTTGAGTATATGAAAATTGGTTTAGCATCATCAGAGAAAATCCGCTCATGGTCATATGGTGAGGTTAAAAAGCCGGAAACGATTAATTATCGTACATTAAAGCCGGAGAAGGATGGGCTTTTTTGTGAGCGTATTTTTGGACCCACGAAGGATTGGGAATGTCATTGCGGAAAGTATAAACGAGTGCGCTACAAGGGTGTTGTATGTGACCGTTGTGGTGTGGAGGTAACCAAGGCAAAAGTTCGTCGTGAGCGGATGGGACATATTGAGCTTGCCGCACCAGTTTCACATATTTGGTATTTTAAAGGAATCCCGAGCAGAATGGGACTCGTACTGGATATGTCACCACGTGCATTGGAAGAGGTTATTTATTTCGCGGCATATATTGTCACTGATCCCGGCAGTACGCCATTGGAGAGGAAGCAATTATTATCCGAGAAAGAATACCGTGCCTATTATGATAAATATGGGAAAACGTTCAAGGCACAAATGGGCGCCGAGGCAATTCGCAAACTTCTTGAGGATATTGACCTCGACAAAGAGGCGGATATACTAAAAGAAGAACTCAAAACGGCGCATGGTCAACGACGCACCCGTGCAATTAAACGATTGGAAGTACTGGAGGCATTCCGTCATTCCGGTAATGAACCGTCCTGGATGGTTATGGATGTGTTGCCGGTTATCCCGCCTGAAATCAGGCCGATGGTTCAATTGGACGGCGGACGTTTTGCAACCTCTGATTTAAATGATTTATATCGTCGCGTTATTAACCGCAATAATCGTTTGAAGCGCCTCCTGGATCTTGGTGCACCAAGTATTATTGTGCAAAATGAGAAACGAATGCTGCAGGAAGCAGTCGATGCTTTAATCGATAACGGTCGCCGCGGCCGCCCGGTAACCGGCCCAGGTAACCGGCCGTTAAAATCATTGTCACATATGCTGAAGGGAAAACAAGGTCGCTTCCGCCAAAACTTATTAGGTAAGCGGGTTGATTATTCCGGCCGTTCTGTTATCGTTGTTGGACCACACTTGAAAATGTACCAGTGTGGCTTGCCAAAGGAAATGGCTTTGGAACTGTTTAAACCGTTTATCATGAAAGAACTTGTGGAAAAGGGATTGGCGCATAACATTAAATCAGCCAAACGTAAAATTGAGCGGGTTCATCCTGAGGTTTGGGATGTTTTAGAAGATGTTATTAAAGAACATCCGGTATTGCTTAACCGGGCTCCAACCTTACACCGACTTGGGATTCAGGCTTTTGAACCGACATTGGTTGAAGGTCGTGCGATTCGTTTGCATCCACTTGTTTGTACAGCATACAATGCCGATTTTGATGGAGACCAAATGGCGGTACACGTACCGTTGTCAGCTGAAGCGCAGGCGGAAGCACGAATTTTAATGCTTGCTGCCCAGAACATCCTGAACCCGAAAGATGGCAAACCAGTTGTTACGCCGTCTCAGGACATGGTGTTGGGAAACTATTATTTAACGCTTGAACGGGAGAATGCAATTGGTGAAGGCTCTGTTTTTAACGATATCAATGAAGCGTTAATTGCTTACCAAAATGGTTATGTACATTTGCACACACGAATAGCTGTTAAGGCATCTAGTGTAAACAATGAGACCTTTACTGAAAAACAGCAAAATCAATTGTTACTAACAACGGTAGGGAAATTAATATTTAATGAGATTTTATCTGATTCGTTCCCATATATTAACGAACCAACCAAGACCAATCTTGAGGTTCGGACACCGGAGAAATATTTCGTGGAAAACGGAACGAATATAAAAGAGGAAATTGAAAAACGTGAGCTGATCAAACCATTCAAAAAAGGGTTTTTGGGCGATATTATTGCGGAAGTATTCAAGAAATTTAAAGTCAGTGAAACTTCCAAAATGCTTGACCGCATGAAGGACCTTGGCTACAGCTTTTCTACCAAGGCTGGTATGACAGTTGGGGTATCCGATATTGTGGTATTGAAAGAAAAAGAGGATATTCTGGAAGATGCACAGCAAAAAGTAGATAAGGTATTGAAACAATTTCGTCGTGGTTTAATCACGGAGGAAGAACGCTATGACCGTGTTATTGCGGTATGGTCACAAGCGAAGGATACCATTCAGGATAAATTGATGGGGTCGCTGAATGCTCGTAACCCAATTTTCATGATGAGCGATTCCGGAGCACGTGGTAATGCTTCCAACTTCACGCAGCTTGCTGGTATGCGCGGTCTAATGGCTAACCCATCTGGACGTATTATTGAGTTACCGATTAAATCAAGCTTCCGTGAAGGGCTAACTGTATTGGAGTACTTTATTTCCACACACGGAGCCAGAAAAGGATTAGCCGACACGGCATTGAAGACAGCTGACTCTGGTTACTTAACGCGTCGTCTTGTTGATGTTGCTCAAGATGTTATTGTCAGGGAAAACGATTGTGGAACAGATCGAGGCTTAACTGTTGAGGCGTTAACAGATGGTACTGAAGTGATCGAACCGCTTGTGGACCGTCTCATTGGCCGGACCGCATTTGAAACAGTGCGTCATCCGGAAACAGGTGATACAATCGCTGAATTTAACACGTTAATCACGGAAGATCAGGCAAAACAAATCGTTGAAGCAGGTATTGAGCAGGTTACTATTCGTTCCGCATTTACATGTAACACGAAACACGGGGTATGTAAGAAATGTTATGGCCGTAACCTGGCAACTGGTGATGAGGTTGAAGTTGGTGAGGCAGTTGGAATCATCGCAGCCCAATCAATTGGTGAACCTGGTACACAGTTAACTATGCGTACTTTCCATACAGGCGGAGTTGCTGGTGATGATATCACACAAGGTCTCCCTCGTATTCAGGAATTGTTTGAGGCGCGTAATCCAAAAGGTCAGGCCGTAATCACAGAAATTTTTGGAACGGTTAAAGAGATTAAAGAAGTAAAAGACAAACAGGAAATTGTCATCCAGGGTGACGTAGAAGAAAAGTCATACGCTGTTCCGTACAATGCACGGCTTAAAGTATCACTTGATGATCAAGTCATTGCCGGACAGGAATTGACTGAGGGTTCTGTGGATCCGAAAGAATTGCTGCGCGTACAAGGTGTAGATGGCGTACAGAATTACCTCCTGCGTGAAGTGCAGCGTGTATATCGCATGCAGGGTGTTGAAATTGGCGATAAACACGTGGAGGTTATGGTACGACAAATGCTTCGTAAAATCCGCATTATGGATGGCGGTGATACGGATGTTCTGCCTGGTTCATTACTGGAAATACACCAGTTTAAAGAGGCCAATCAGGAAGTCCTTCATGAAGAAAGACA